From Anastrepha obliqua isolate idAnaObli1 chromosome 3, idAnaObli1_1.0, whole genome shotgun sequence:
ATTGGTCAAATATCTTGTTTAAGAAAGTATTGAAATACGAATTAGCTGGTCATTTGGAGCCCAATAAAAACTGTAGATTATGCGATTCAGGCAGATCATGTCATGAAAAAAGAATCCTTTAATATCCGTGAAGCGTTAATTCCAAAAGAAGATACGTTCAAGGAAAATGTgataatcaaaaaaacaaaatctaaacCCCAGTGGAAGCAATACCTTAAATATCCATGTGTACTCAAAAATATGTGTTGGAGCcttcgaaaattaaaaacacttcatttttatttctctttacaGCCCGTACCTTCTGCGCTTTAGCACTGGTAGTGCTTTGTGTCAATGCTTCAGCTGCCGTCAATATGAACAACATTTGCCTGCTGTTGAAGGAAAACGCGCTTGTGGCAAGTGGCGACTCTTGCTCATCATATTATAAGTGCTCCAACGGCGTTGCTTCTCAGAAAAACTGCTCGACTGGCCTTTATTTCGATAAGAATTCACAAGGTTGCGTTAGTAAGATTCCAAGCTATTGCACCACAGATGCTGCAGATCCATGCAATGGATATGCCGTTGGCTCTTTCGCTGCGGTAGCTGAAAGCTGTGCCGGCTATTACTACTGCTCGTCTTCAGGAGCAGAACGCAGCAACTGCCCCGACGATCTTATTTTCAACCCAGACAAACAATCGTGCGTCTATAAAAGCACCTATGACTGTGTGGATGGAACCAACAACAGTAGTAGTACCGGTGCCATCAATTTGTGTTCGTATGTGCAGAACGGCATCTACTTCGGCAATGCATGGGCATGTGCGGGCTGGCAAAAGTGCACTAGCAATACCGAATACACTACCGGGACCTGTACCAATGACTTGGTATTCGATCCGGCCAACGCGATATGTAATTATCAATCAGCCGTTTCATGCTCACAGGTATGTCTTTATTGCGAGGTAGTGTCAAGCCGACATCCTAATGCAAGAACTCATTTACTTGTAGGTAACTAAAGATCCCAGTTTAGATGTCACATCGGCTAGTAATGGTGGTGCATGTACAGAAACGGTAAAATGGCGACTTTAAATTGTTTACGTTTGTGTTTATCTAATTATTATTGCAGGGAGCAAAGGAAAATGCCACGGCTTGCAATCAATATTACTTATGCAATGGCAAGAACTGGATACTAACCTCATGCGATCAACACTTGTTCTACGACGTTACGAGTAAGGAGTGTGTGAATCGCATGAATGCTTACAACGACTGTGATCGTTGCGTTGGTACCACTACTAACACATTTGTAAACGCATTTGGAACCAATTGTACTGGCTACCTGTACTGCACTGATGGCGCAGAATCGAGTTCTGGCATATGTGTCAATGATATGTTCTTCGATGAGGCAGAGGGCTTGTGTGTATATAAAAATCCAGGATATGTCTTCTGTGCAGATTCGTCCTCAACGACTACAACCACAAGTAGTACGACAACCACAACAGATGCATCCACAACCTCAACTGCTGCAGCAACTACAGATGAAGCCACAACCACCACAACTAGTGCAACTACTACAACTTCTTCAGCAGATGACACCACAACCACCACAACTAGTGCAACTACTACAACTTCTTCAGCAGATGACACCACAACCACCACAACTAGTGCAACTACTACAACAGTCGCTGAATGACAATTTTAACGTCCGTCAATGAAAAGTTCGACCAGAGtttcgaaaaattagaaatatatatacaatgattgtatatataaacacatatatatatacatttactgTATTCAACTTTAAAgacaatttaaataattttcatcaaTCAAAGTAAATAAACTTTTAGCCACTGCATTCCGATGTGTCGCATATTTTACGCACGAATTGAACTCgcttaaaactaaaatagttGAAGTATGAACTCGCCTTTATTCTGTTTTTATCCACATTTTTGGTATCGGAAGAGTATTAAAGGTTAaaaatatagaagaaaattcgaaaatagGTTATGTGGACTGTGACGTTGATATTAGGacgaaatatattaataaagaaCTACATGTTCTTCTTCTTATATGGCTTTACTTTTGCAACCGTTTGTCGCTTGTGCCTCTCGTGCGAAGGTGCACCAGGTGCTCTATCCAAAAGCATACAGGCTCCACCGAACTTCACCGTTTTATTTGCATCCCGGAAACTTTCGCCTGCATGTCCAAATCGTTGAATATTTTCATCGTCCTTACGCATTGCACAGTTTTTCTCATTATAACGCTTGTATATAGGAATTGATAATCCACATTCTTCGATACGCATTGCCCTGCGGCGAAATGCTCTGTATTAAATTGCCTACCGAGAATGGCATATACCGAAaaactttgtttattattatgaactaagtgctttaaaaaaagaggttgtctgtaaagtcggtttactgacgatagtttaacgtgataacgtcataagaaaatactgattgaatggttgcatttttcaaaagaaaattttaattttatttgtttgatagatattttgtatggatatagagaatgagttaacattaacataacataatatactttaacataacataacataacataacataacataacataacataacataatataacataacataacataacataacataacataacataacataacataacataacataacataacataacataacataacataacataacataacataacataacataacataacataacataacataacataacataacataacataacataacataacataacataacataacataacataacataacataacataacataacataacataacataacataacataacataacataacataacataacataacataacataacataacataacataacataacataacataacataacataacataacataacataacataacataacataacataacataacataacataacataacataacataacataacataacataacataacataacataacataacataacataacataacataacataacataacataacgtaacataacataacataacataacataacataacataacataacataacataacataacataacataacataacataacataacataacataacataacataacataacataacataacataacataacataacataacataacataacataacataacataacataacataacataacataacataacataacataacataacataacataacataacataacatgctgttcaagcaaggtaacgacgcatgagcaagataacgacgcattttttggtgcgtgcagccggctacatagaattataagacgttatcacgtcaaaaaataataataacattaaaacaacatgTATTactaacaaacttggttttattttaaattcttcaagaaaatcaaattaataataatcaataagaaggcatatgcaaatacaaatacgtgaatttatattatatatgtacatatccgcatatacatacacatatacgctcacttaagtaggagagagcaagatgtcgaacgttgccgttcgtttgctttgtttgctttgtcgttcgttccgcgctttcgcttgcagtttattcaaggtaacggcaatgagctagataacgacacattttttcgtgcgtgcagcctgttaaatcgaattataagacgttatcacgtcaaaaaaaacaacaactacataATACAAATTGTTATTAGTCTACGTAGCGAGGAAAGGAAGTGCACCTCAATAAGtgggatatttttttaaaacgccCAAGAATGTTGAACGGAAAGTTTTAAAGAACATTTTCAGttaatattacataaaaataatgacGCTTTTTCTCTTTCTTGATAATAAATATCTTCATCTTCTTTCACAGCATTACAAcgctcctccaaagcggtcgaTCTTGAaattcgtagttacgtattcccaaaTCCTGGAGatcctcggtctgcctttggcctttacgcccattagctttcctgtcatgGCTTTCTTCACGGCATAGTCAGCAAGCATACGGGtaacatgacctagccatcggAGATGTACcggattctataggtaccatcatccattcttattaGACCAGAAATCTGTCGTAAACTTTTTTTCCATGCTAGCATCAGCACAGCCAGTAATTTTAGGAGTCCGTATCTCACATCCATGCATTAAGATTGGTCGGATAAGGATCTTTTACATAGTTACTTGAACAAGTTAAAGTGGGCATAATACGTtttgttggcggcgttgatgCGACCCCTGACTGCAGAAGTTGAATCACcgctacatgcgaacataactcCCAAATACTTAAAATGTATAAGCTCCCACACAAAAATGTTGCACCTGCGTAGACCGCCTcgatttcaacaaatatttggttttgctcTCGTTTACAAACAGACCAACatcgttttattaatttttaaaagagttgcttttaatttattcatttgtaTTCCTCGAATTCctcgagagaa
This genomic window contains:
- the LOC129242220 gene encoding peritrophin-48-like, with protein sequence MYTRTFCALALVVLCVNASAAVNMNNICLLLKENALVASGDSCSSYYKCSNGVASQKNCSTGLYFDKNSQGCVSKIPSYCTTDAADPCNGYAVGSFAAVAESCAGYYYCSSSGAERSNCPDDLIFNPDKQSCVYKSTYDCVDGTNNSSSTGAINLCSYVQNGIYFGNAWACAGWQKCTSNTEYTTGTCTNDLVFDPANAICNYQSAVSCSQVTKDPSLDVTSASNGGACTETGAKENATACNQYYLCNGKNWILTSCDQHLFYDVTSKECVNRMNAYNDCDRCVGTTTNTFVNAFGTNCTGYLYCTDGAESSSGICVNDMFFDEAEGLCVYKNPGYVFCADSSSTTTTTSSTTTTTDASTTSTAAATTDEATTTTTSATTTTSSADDTTTTTTSATTTTSSADDTTTTTTSATTTTVAE